One window from the genome of Gimesia aquarii encodes:
- a CDS encoding HD domain-containing protein, which translates to MDNSQLQDRLEFLRRAERLKDTLRSGHTTEGRTESVADHTWRLTLLVITFSDLLPNVDLLRLLKICVLHDLGEAIDGDIPAPFQTGAAPKSDKERADFESLLSTLPEHLKFEFLSLWDEYENVASHEAQIAKALDKIETLIQHNQGRNPKGFDYAFNLDYGKQYTDAVPLASQIRALIDKDTAANAAHSQHGG; encoded by the coding sequence ATGGATAATTCGCAACTTCAAGATCGCCTGGAGTTTCTTCGCCGCGCCGAGCGTTTGAAAGACACCCTTCGCAGTGGTCATACCACCGAAGGCCGAACCGAGAGTGTCGCTGACCACACATGGCGTTTAACACTGTTAGTCATTACGTTTTCAGATTTATTACCAAATGTTGACTTGCTTCGACTTTTAAAGATTTGTGTTCTACATGATTTGGGTGAGGCGATTGATGGTGACATACCGGCTCCCTTTCAAACAGGCGCAGCTCCCAAATCTGATAAGGAACGAGCTGATTTCGAATCCCTCCTGTCGACACTGCCCGAACATTTAAAATTTGAGTTCTTATCTCTGTGGGACGAGTACGAAAACGTCGCATCCCACGAAGCACAGATCGCAAAAGCACTCGATAAGATTGAAACCCTCATACAACATAATCAAGGTCGGAACCCTAAAGGTTTTGATTACGCGTTCAATCTGGATTACGGAAAACAATATACGGACGCCGTGCCGCTGGCCTCTCAAATACGTGCTCTCATTGACAAAGACACGGCAGCTAATGCGGCACACTCTCAGCATGGCGGTTAA
- a CDS encoding glycosyltransferase — MNILIITVGTQGDVQPYVALGKGLKASGHSVTVCTCAYFESFVTAHGLDYAFMNDDLIKFMHSDDGKIAMENTGNLWEAIRTAIKIIPTVGPMQRRQIDDSWQATQAVHPDLVLYHPKALCAPDFAERLNVPSIIGFYLPLFAVTGDFPAMGLPRWKLGRWYNRFTHRLINKATWWGMRKHISAWRKENNMPRKQGIDFLNQSDGQPAPALYAFSESVIPRPSDWPENARVSGYWFLNQIDDWEPPAELQEFLANGASPIYFGFGSIFGQDPLRLTKIIVEAVKTTGARAILARGWGGLDLDQIELPETIFKLNFAPHDWLFPQVAAVVHHGGCGTTAAGLRAGRPSILCPFFGDQPFWGSIIENLGVGPTPLPQKKLTVEKLSTAIRQVTTDTAMIEKADQIGQRIRSEDGVANAVEFIDQWLARYSESSLVDRRSDGLQ, encoded by the coding sequence ATGAATATATTGATCATTACCGTCGGTACGCAGGGGGATGTGCAGCCTTATGTCGCCCTGGGTAAAGGGCTCAAGGCCTCCGGTCATTCCGTTACTGTTTGCACCTGTGCCTATTTTGAGTCCTTTGTCACTGCACATGGATTAGATTATGCGTTTATGAATGATGACCTGATCAAGTTCATGCATTCAGATGACGGTAAGATTGCGATGGAAAATACGGGGAACCTGTGGGAAGCAATACGCACGGCGATCAAAATCATTCCCACCGTTGGGCCTATGCAGCGTCGTCAGATTGATGACTCCTGGCAAGCAACGCAAGCCGTTCACCCTGATCTCGTTCTCTATCATCCGAAAGCACTGTGTGCTCCCGATTTTGCTGAACGATTGAATGTGCCCAGTATCATTGGATTCTATTTGCCTCTATTTGCTGTCACTGGCGACTTCCCCGCGATGGGGCTGCCGCGGTGGAAGCTGGGGCGGTGGTATAACCGGTTCACTCATAGACTGATCAACAAAGCAACCTGGTGGGGAATGCGAAAACATATTTCTGCATGGCGCAAAGAGAATAACATGCCCCGCAAGCAGGGAATTGATTTTTTAAACCAGTCAGACGGTCAGCCAGCGCCCGCTCTGTACGCGTTTAGCGAATCTGTGATTCCCCGTCCTTCAGACTGGCCTGAGAACGCAAGAGTGTCCGGATACTGGTTCCTGAACCAGATCGACGATTGGGAGCCTCCGGCAGAACTTCAGGAGTTTCTGGCAAACGGTGCGTCACCAATCTATTTTGGCTTTGGTAGTATCTTTGGGCAGGACCCTCTGCGTCTGACGAAAATTATCGTCGAAGCCGTGAAAACAACGGGAGCACGTGCAATCTTAGCGCGCGGCTGGGGCGGTCTTGATCTGGATCAAATCGAATTACCGGAGACCATTTTTAAGCTCAATTTTGCACCGCACGACTGGTTGTTTCCCCAAGTGGCAGCCGTGGTGCATCATGGGGGATGTGGAACGACAGCCGCGGGGCTTCGTGCCGGGCGGCCTTCGATCCTTTGTCCTTTCTTTGGCGATCAACCTTTTTGGGGCAGCATTATTGAAAATCTGGGTGTGGGTCCCACTCCCCTGCCTCAAAAGAAACTGACAGTCGAAAAATTAAGCACAGCGATTCGACAAGTCACCACAGATACTGCCATGATTGAGAAAGCCGATCAAATCGGTCAGCGGATTCGAAGCGAAGATGGTGTTGCCAATGCCGTTGAATTCATTGACCAATGGTTAGCACGATATTCTGAATCATCACTCGTTGATAGAAGATCAGATGGTTTACAATGA
- a CDS encoding alpha/beta fold hydrolase — protein MSEIDSGHFTTSDGVELHYLEAGTGPTLVLLSGWSQSAAQFHKQLDDLSNGFRCLALDYRGHGESAKPDHGYRLSRLAMDVREFVETLDLQNVILLGHSAGCAVIWNYIDLFGEDGLRGLVLCDQMIARIKRSEWSETECRNYGASVGGDEMLEQAAIIGGPEGEAKSAEFLASMFTSAYPESELANVTRDSLKFPRSYAAQLLLSVSYADFRDLLPRITLPTLCIGGKGSHLGPDVMPWIASRIPAGEVTMIDADKGGSHFVFLENPLAFNAAVRVFCESLSH, from the coding sequence ATGTCGGAAATCGATTCTGGACATTTCACTACATCGGACGGTGTTGAGTTGCACTATCTCGAAGCGGGCACAGGGCCGACGTTGGTGCTGTTGTCGGGATGGTCGCAGTCGGCGGCGCAATTTCATAAGCAACTGGATGATTTGAGTAATGGGTTTCGTTGTCTGGCCCTCGATTATCGTGGGCATGGGGAATCTGCGAAACCAGACCACGGTTATCGTCTTTCACGCCTGGCGATGGATGTGCGGGAGTTTGTTGAAACGCTCGACTTGCAGAACGTAATTTTGCTGGGACACTCAGCAGGTTGTGCCGTGATCTGGAATTACATTGATCTTTTTGGTGAAGACGGTCTGCGTGGCTTAGTCCTTTGTGATCAGATGATTGCCCGTATCAAGCGCTCTGAGTGGTCCGAGACGGAGTGTCGTAATTATGGTGCTTCGGTTGGCGGTGATGAAATGTTAGAGCAAGCGGCGATCATTGGTGGACCAGAGGGAGAAGCAAAGTCAGCCGAGTTTCTGGCTAGCATGTTTACCTCTGCCTATCCAGAATCAGAACTGGCAAATGTGACACGGGACAGTTTAAAATTTCCACGATCGTATGCAGCCCAGTTACTGCTCAGTGTGAGTTATGCTGACTTTCGCGATCTCCTGCCACGAATTACCCTGCCCACCCTTTGTATCGGTGGGAAAGGCAGTCATCTGGGGCCGGATGTAATGCCCTGGATTGCCTCCCGAATTCCCGCCGGAGAAGTGACAATGATTGATGCTGACAAGGGGGGCAGCCATTTTGTTTTTCTGGAGAATCCATTAGCCTTCAATGCTGCCGTACGCGTTTTTTGCGAATCACTGAGTCACTAA
- a CDS encoding TfoX/Sxy family protein, with product MAKEYFNKLSDLITKLKIEDEVTYSLEVKHFFSGAALYADGTICASWSPMGLAFKLPEQEAEDLIAEGKAKPLKYFAKGRTKKGYALFEDPESCEAVTWKKYFLKAAQQV from the coding sequence ATGGCGAAAGAATATTTCAATAAATTATCTGACCTCATTACTAAATTGAAGATCGAGGACGAAGTTACGTATTCTTTAGAAGTCAAGCATTTCTTCAGTGGTGCTGCCCTGTATGCCGATGGAACGATTTGTGCTTCGTGGTCGCCGATGGGTCTGGCGTTTAAATTACCTGAGCAGGAAGCAGAAGACCTGATTGCTGAAGGTAAAGCGAAGCCGCTCAAATATTTTGCGAAGGGCCGTACCAAAAAAGGATATGCGCTGTTTGAAGATCCTGAGAGTTGTGAAGCAGTCACTTGGAAAAAATACTTTCTGAAAGCAGCTCAACAGGTATAG
- a CDS encoding DUF4291 domain-containing protein, translated as MAELYEIRANYDRETIVMYQAYSSQIADPALKQQRFVAPFSFNRMTWIKPSFLWLMHRSNWGKKSGQNRILAVHIIRTGWEKALSLGVLTSPEKSVYASGAEWEYEFKAAHVHIQWDTERSQRGAALPYFSVQVGLSRHIIREFVDDWIVKIEDLTPLVFKLNQMRKTGGQSLKRHLPAEKQYSVSSELGRRLMIHS; from the coding sequence ATGGCGGAATTATATGAGATTCGAGCAAATTATGATCGTGAAACGATTGTCATGTATCAAGCGTACTCTTCACAAATTGCGGACCCTGCGCTGAAACAACAGAGATTTGTTGCGCCCTTTTCGTTTAATAGAATGACTTGGATTAAGCCCTCTTTTTTGTGGTTGATGCATCGCAGTAATTGGGGGAAAAAGTCAGGTCAGAATCGAATATTGGCTGTGCATATAATACGCACCGGTTGGGAAAAAGCTTTGTCGTTGGGAGTTTTGACCTCACCTGAAAAAAGCGTTTATGCTTCAGGGGCAGAGTGGGAGTACGAATTCAAAGCGGCTCATGTGCACATTCAATGGGATACGGAACGTAGTCAACGTGGTGCTGCTCTGCCTTACTTTAGTGTTCAAGTTGGTTTAAGCAGGCATATCATTCGAGAATTTGTGGATGATTGGATTGTGAAGATAGAAGACTTGACGCCGCTTGTCTTCAAGTTAAATCAAATGAGAAAAACAGGTGGTCAAAGTTTGAAGCGACATTTGCCTGCGGAAAAACAATACTCGGTCAGCTCCGAATTGGGACGACGGTTGATGATTCACAGTTAA
- a CDS encoding VOC family protein — MEIKLNLLVLRCRDLDVSKAFYEQLGFSFEKEQHGSGPMHYVAELDGLVFELYPLKQGIQSDQTRLGFRFELTSKLSVLLDRVKIEVISTYEFQQQKILVIQDPDGRKVELSQSLPE, encoded by the coding sequence ATGGAAATTAAACTTAACTTGCTTGTTTTACGTTGCCGTGATCTAGACGTCAGTAAAGCCTTTTATGAGCAGTTAGGATTTTCCTTTGAAAAAGAACAACATGGATCGGGGCCTATGCATTATGTTGCAGAATTAGACGGACTGGTATTTGAATTATATCCCCTGAAACAAGGCATACAGAGTGATCAGACGCGGTTGGGATTTCGATTCGAGTTAACGAGTAAACTCAGTGTATTATTAGATCGTGTGAAGATCGAAGTCATATCAACCTATGAATTTCAACAACAAAAGATTCTGGTAATTCAAGATCCGGATGGTCGCAAAGTGGAGTTGAGCCAAAGTTTACCTGAGTAA
- a CDS encoding MFS transporter, translated as MIESDRCHYCSDPISGDAIKLWDDHLYCRKCVEDVSPEFYHFVIDGGRLVDVVAKYDVSVLRYVMNYGRMLLNFLFLLFLVLYLLFVFAGKADLAEFIFVFTFFSSGCIVLLLLKALIGMPFLRANLPRTVLVNKKQLVIQTIQKVQEVPLSECNWFLGSTFDDELCMLTGLRQGIVILTPEKRIACGHSTEMLDHWYSFLTLSGIPRNAPPCHWKVPILSGLGAIVGILTGAAVGYTLSLITSHEKWIPVSILLGVCEGTLITFFYAIYKYDNYESTKQEIKKVFRSGLLDVMLFVVAFIIGGLAIGGLQGGFLCGSINAVIVFLTLWFYRSRIRTDEIQRRVEEQFRHEPLEVTEHEF; from the coding sequence TTGATCGAATCGGATCGCTGTCATTACTGTTCTGATCCCATTTCCGGTGATGCAATTAAACTATGGGATGATCATCTCTATTGTCGCAAATGTGTCGAGGACGTTTCACCCGAGTTTTATCACTTTGTGATCGATGGTGGTCGTCTTGTAGATGTGGTTGCTAAATATGACGTAAGTGTTCTTCGTTACGTCATGAATTATGGCAGGATGCTTTTAAACTTTCTGTTTCTGTTATTTCTTGTGCTATATTTGCTGTTCGTTTTTGCTGGGAAAGCTGATCTTGCAGAGTTTATTTTTGTTTTTACTTTTTTCAGTAGTGGTTGCATAGTACTACTTCTTCTGAAGGCACTGATTGGAATGCCTTTTCTTCGCGCAAACCTCCCACGAACGGTATTAGTCAATAAAAAGCAACTTGTCATTCAAACAATTCAGAAAGTACAAGAAGTACCGTTGTCAGAATGTAACTGGTTTCTTGGTAGTACCTTCGATGACGAACTTTGTATGCTGACTGGATTGCGTCAGGGAATCGTCATTCTGACGCCTGAAAAACGCATTGCTTGCGGCCATTCAACTGAAATGCTGGACCATTGGTATTCTTTTCTTACGCTTTCAGGAATCCCCCGTAATGCCCCTCCATGTCACTGGAAAGTTCCCATCTTGAGTGGATTGGGAGCGATTGTTGGAATTCTTACAGGTGCGGCAGTGGGATACACTCTGTCGCTCATTACGAGTCATGAAAAATGGATTCCAGTATCTATCTTGTTAGGAGTATGCGAGGGGACCTTGATTACTTTCTTTTATGCTATTTATAAGTACGATAATTATGAGTCTACCAAACAGGAAATAAAAAAAGTTTTTCGATCGGGATTACTGGATGTGATGCTCTTTGTGGTTGCATTTATTATTGGGGGTTTGGCAATTGGCGGTTTACAAGGGGGCTTCCTCTGTGGCAGTATTAATGCGGTGATCGTATTTTTGACACTTTGGTTTTACCGCTCGCGAATTCGTACGGATGAAATCCAGCGTAGAGTAGAGGAGCAATTTCGACATGAACCATTAGAAGTGACCGAACATGAGTTCTAA
- a CDS encoding suppressor of fused domain protein, with product MWNWIKRIFSRETSDEAAAEQWYEEKSNLMEHVLGKEHDMVMHSLIPYAVGGALHGYYYPNGIEGVGIATKELSTLPGKGSRNDFFDCYELVMFTREKFSFEEALDKSTSFGQIHHHLKAILNVVAPYSAQATLNPAETCEFPEDMEEIGGKCLIFDRYGSFSDSELNSFGMMVVIEVFRREMNYARKKGGNSLIKRLKKAGHYPYSDLDRDPVV from the coding sequence ATGTGGAACTGGATTAAGAGAATTTTCTCACGCGAAACATCTGATGAAGCTGCTGCTGAGCAGTGGTATGAAGAGAAAAGCAATCTGATGGAACATGTATTGGGCAAAGAGCATGACATGGTGATGCATTCTTTGATTCCCTATGCGGTGGGAGGTGCGCTCCATGGGTATTATTATCCAAATGGAATTGAAGGAGTGGGGATTGCTACCAAAGAGTTGTCAACTCTGCCTGGAAAAGGTTCCAGGAATGATTTTTTTGACTGTTATGAACTTGTGATGTTTACTAGAGAGAAATTTTCTTTTGAAGAGGCGCTTGATAAGAGCACCAGTTTCGGGCAAATACATCATCATCTCAAAGCTATCCTGAATGTGGTTGCCCCCTACAGTGCACAGGCGACGTTAAATCCTGCTGAAACCTGCGAATTTCCAGAGGATATGGAAGAAATCGGGGGGAAATGTTTGATCTTTGATCGCTATGGTTCGTTTTCTGATAGTGAGCTGAATTCTTTTGGTATGATGGTCGTGATTGAGGTATTTCGGAGAGAGATGAACTATGCTCGAAAAAAAGGTGGTAACAGCTTGATTAAACGATTAAAAAAGGCGGGCCATTATCCCTATTCGGATTTGGATCGCGATCCGGTTGTTTGA
- a CDS encoding RDD family protein — protein MPEYQHDRSLGEGVYFTSDDYIGIMRRIIIFMVDVTVLILLQALITIVHDLLTGDYVSETPIWIWLFCVWGYLTVVRASRIRTVGYWVTNSKIVNLRGNKPSVFRMTYRLLLSTFMSFNYIYDLMWSAVDEDRQSLTDRFAGTCVVKKNSAPQGRSEIHLANYCALGFIYVYQRVTRPKQFDQKMSSKENESV, from the coding sequence ATGCCCGAATATCAACATGATCGATCTTTGGGTGAAGGTGTCTACTTTACCTCCGATGATTATATTGGGATCATGCGCCGGATTATCATTTTTATGGTTGATGTAACTGTGTTAATTTTATTACAGGCATTGATCACGATAGTCCATGACTTGCTGACAGGTGATTATGTGAGTGAGACTCCCATTTGGATCTGGTTATTTTGTGTTTGGGGTTATCTGACTGTTGTCAGAGCTTCAAGAATTCGGACAGTTGGTTATTGGGTGACCAATTCGAAGATTGTCAATCTTAGAGGAAATAAGCCTTCTGTATTTCGAATGACATATCGTCTTTTGCTCAGCACTTTTATGTCGTTTAATTATATCTACGATCTAATGTGGTCTGCTGTTGATGAAGATCGCCAGTCGCTGACCGACCGTTTTGCAGGGACTTGTGTTGTTAAGAAAAACTCCGCGCCACAGGGACGCTCTGAAATTCATCTTGCCAATTATTGTGCTTTAGGCTTTATCTATGTTTATCAACGTGTGACACGACCAAAACAGTTCGATCAGAAAATGTCATCGAAAGAGAACGAGTCAGTTTAG
- a CDS encoding penicillin acylase family protein: protein MEQQTYSSIKNYFLGIASFLFYFISPLISEAIENQSTEVKAKQNASVLLTQSLDRAKQLAHKTTIYRDTYGVPHVTGPTDASVVFGFTYARAEDEFQKIQKSLLSGMGRSAELIGPGGFPIDRLMRINEVPKHAKAEFAATDDEFKTILIAYADALNYYVANHPEEQPVLIRRFEPWHLLAASRTMNLALLTKSPEYRHLLKVMKQQADSKKNKTKLPEPKPKEEQDGSNMWAIGPNRSATGNAMLLINPHIPLNEVYEGHLNSETGLNISGGFAYGSFLFPFAGHNEKLGWSLTVNYPDIVDVYVESFNHPQNPLKYRFNDQWLTAETWKETIKIKQTNGTLIEQEITCLKTHHGPVLILSDKKGYAIRTAMIREGGMPQQFYQMAKAKNRNEFQAAVSKRALVFHNIMYADVEGNTWYVYNSATPRRDPTIDWTKPVPGNTSATEWAGYHALHELPQVLNPPCGWMQNCNSSPFTTCTMKESPQRKKYPRYLGHRDQDNNRVKISKKILSGNDKFTFDTWSDAAWDTHVNEATTWILGMSKALSSIESETTNQRHSQLAKSVKPLVDELKSWDQQCKQDSVASTLFHLWYEKMGRRIQRTKPNDIATLEVFNGVKQDLENKFGDWRIEYGEVFRHQRPDRAGQLAGDTGKSFPLAGGHPRVGMVFTHLSREIPGSKKRYGFHGHSYVSVIEFDPDGIRSRSIVPFGQSTNPKSPHYLDQAPLYANGQFKPAWFTMDEVRKNTSGSYHPGE, encoded by the coding sequence ATGGAACAGCAAACCTATTCTTCTATAAAAAATTACTTCTTGGGGATTGCCTCCTTTTTATTCTATTTCATCAGCCCACTCATTTCAGAAGCCATCGAGAATCAGTCGACAGAGGTAAAAGCAAAACAAAACGCCAGTGTCTTACTTACACAAAGCCTCGATCGCGCGAAACAACTCGCACACAAAACGACAATCTACCGAGACACGTACGGCGTACCACACGTCACAGGGCCAACCGATGCCAGTGTGGTCTTTGGTTTTACCTATGCTCGTGCGGAAGACGAGTTTCAAAAAATCCAAAAAAGCCTGCTCAGCGGAATGGGACGTTCCGCAGAATTAATCGGACCAGGCGGATTTCCGATTGATCGTCTGATGCGCATCAACGAAGTTCCGAAGCACGCAAAGGCCGAATTCGCAGCCACTGACGATGAATTCAAAACTATTCTGATCGCCTATGCCGATGCGCTCAATTACTACGTCGCGAATCACCCCGAAGAGCAACCTGTACTCATAAGGCGGTTCGAACCGTGGCATCTGCTGGCAGCCAGTCGAACCATGAATCTCGCTTTATTGACAAAGAGTCCAGAATACCGGCACCTGTTAAAAGTGATGAAACAACAGGCAGACTCGAAAAAGAACAAAACCAAATTGCCAGAACCAAAACCAAAGGAGGAACAAGATGGCTCAAACATGTGGGCCATCGGTCCCAATCGCAGTGCCACCGGAAACGCAATGCTGCTGATCAATCCTCATATCCCGCTCAACGAAGTCTATGAAGGGCATCTGAACAGCGAAACCGGTTTGAATATTTCAGGTGGTTTCGCATACGGTAGCTTCCTGTTTCCCTTTGCTGGGCACAACGAAAAACTGGGATGGAGTCTGACGGTCAACTACCCGGATATCGTGGATGTCTATGTGGAATCATTTAATCATCCCCAGAATCCCTTAAAGTATCGTTTTAACGACCAATGGCTGACAGCGGAGACCTGGAAAGAGACGATTAAAATCAAGCAAACCAATGGAACATTGATCGAACAGGAGATCACCTGTTTAAAAACTCATCATGGACCTGTCTTGATTCTTTCTGACAAGAAAGGCTATGCGATTCGCACGGCAATGATTCGTGAGGGAGGCATGCCACAGCAATTCTATCAAATGGCAAAAGCCAAAAACCGCAATGAATTCCAGGCAGCGGTTTCAAAACGCGCGCTGGTCTTTCACAACATCATGTATGCCGACGTTGAAGGAAACACGTGGTACGTCTACAACTCGGCAACGCCCCGACGCGATCCAACAATCGATTGGACCAAACCAGTCCCCGGTAACACATCTGCAACAGAATGGGCGGGCTACCACGCACTGCATGAACTACCACAGGTTCTGAATCCGCCATGTGGCTGGATGCAGAACTGTAATTCATCTCCGTTCACGACATGTACAATGAAAGAAAGTCCGCAGCGTAAGAAATACCCTCGCTATTTAGGCCATCGAGATCAGGACAACAACCGAGTCAAAATCTCAAAGAAGATCTTGTCCGGGAATGACAAATTTACTTTTGACACATGGTCTGACGCCGCCTGGGACACTCACGTAAATGAAGCTACCACCTGGATTTTAGGCATGTCGAAAGCTCTCTCATCCATCGAAAGTGAAACCACAAACCAGCGACATTCTCAACTGGCGAAATCCGTCAAACCATTAGTCGACGAACTCAAGTCTTGGGACCAGCAATGTAAACAAGATTCTGTAGCGTCAACACTGTTTCATTTATGGTATGAAAAAATGGGACGAAGAATTCAACGAACCAAACCAAACGACATCGCAACGCTTGAAGTGTTCAATGGAGTAAAACAAGATTTAGAAAACAAGTTTGGTGATTGGCGTATTGAATATGGCGAAGTGTTTCGGCATCAGCGCCCCGACAGAGCAGGGCAGTTGGCTGGCGATACAGGAAAGAGTTTTCCTCTTGCCGGAGGTCACCCTCGAGTCGGAATGGTTTTTACGCATCTGTCGCGTGAAATTCCCGGTTCAAAAAAGAGATATGGTTTTCACGGCCATTCCTACGTCAGCGTGATCGAATTTGATCCTGATGGAATTCGGTCCAGATCGATTGTGCCTTTTGGACAAAGCACAAATCCAAAGTCACCTCATTATCTGGATCAGGCACCGCTCTATGCAAACGGTCAATTCAAACCGGCCTGGTTTACGATGGACGAAGTTCGCAAGAACACCAGCGGGTCTTATCATCCGGGAGAATAG
- a CDS encoding alpha/beta hydrolase, which produces MMNLEEHTLTSSCSEYTRRVWYLPAEQSPEKICLFLDGEYYVNQMDVPDKLTVLQREGLIPPVACLFVSYVDGETRHYDFTCNDRYARFITEDLIEWIQSRNAGISRQDCLIGGLSLSGLQAAYIALTTPEVFLFTLCQSGSLWWNNEWLKNDLQSRSTTSGKFWISVGDQETDSGIIHPPTGLVQDVDQISAVKRFADTLKAQGDVVHYHLFAGGHDPKCWEAEFSDAMQWLLG; this is translated from the coding sequence ATGATGAATTTAGAAGAACACACTCTGACGAGTTCTTGCAGTGAATACACACGCCGAGTGTGGTACTTACCTGCCGAGCAGTCTCCTGAAAAAATTTGCCTTTTTCTGGATGGCGAATATTATGTCAATCAAATGGACGTACCGGATAAATTGACTGTGCTACAACGCGAAGGCTTAATTCCTCCCGTGGCTTGCTTGTTTGTTTCTTATGTGGATGGCGAAACGCGTCATTACGACTTTACCTGCAATGATCGTTATGCGCGTTTCATTACCGAAGACCTGATTGAGTGGATTCAAAGTCGGAATGCAGGAATTTCCAGGCAAGATTGTTTGATCGGTGGGCTGAGTTTGAGTGGACTGCAGGCGGCGTATATTGCTCTGACTACACCTGAGGTCTTTTTATTCACACTTTGTCAGTCTGGATCTCTGTGGTGGAACAACGAGTGGTTGAAGAATGATTTACAGAGTCGTTCTACAACGAGTGGCAAATTTTGGATTAGTGTGGGTGATCAGGAAACAGATTCGGGAATCATTCATCCTCCGACTGGCTTAGTACAAGATGTCGATCAGATTTCCGCTGTGAAAAGATTCGCCGATACACTAAAGGCGCAAGGAGACGTAGTGCACTATCATCTCTTTGCAGGAGGGCACGATCCAAAGTGTTGGGAAGCCGAATTTTCTGATGCGATGCAATGGTTGTTGGGATGA
- a CDS encoding ArsR/SmtB family transcription factor produces the protein MTAMPRSPTTTDAFNAIAEERRREIIHHLAGQERSVNDLVDSMGVAQPQVSKHLRVLREVGLVNVRQDGKHRWYSLNARQLKPVFDWVQTFERFWDHQLAGVKALAEAKAKAAKQEKSKKEKEG, from the coding sequence ATGACCGCCATGCCTAGATCACCAACAACAACCGACGCTTTTAATGCCATTGCGGAAGAACGTAGGCGCGAGATCATCCATCATCTGGCAGGCCAGGAGCGTTCTGTGAATGACCTGGTGGACTCGATGGGTGTGGCACAACCACAAGTATCGAAACATCTTCGCGTTTTGCGCGAGGTGGGACTCGTGAATGTGAGACAGGACGGAAAACACCGCTGGTACAGCCTCAACGCCAGACAGCTAAAACCAGTTTTTGACTGGGTACAAACATTTGAACGATTCTGGGATCACCAGTTGGCTGGAGTCAAAGCACTTGCTGAGGCTAAGGCCAAAGCAGCGAAACAAGAGAAATCCAAGAAAGAGAAAGAAGGGTAA
- a CDS encoding SRPBCC family protein: MVTAADQNQTSLHIERTIEIAAPIQLAYESLLEQLGPASKMPDGTPLPMKLEAWPGGRWFRDLGEGTGHFWGTVQVIKPPTLIEINGPLFMSYPVMSHMQYRLIEKGEATTLQFLHQAIGNIDPSHAEHVTPGWEYQLGQIKQRAEKSA; this comes from the coding sequence ATGGTAACAGCAGCAGATCAAAATCAAACATCGTTACATATCGAGCGCACTATCGAAATTGCCGCGCCGATTCAACTGGCGTACGAATCGCTACTCGAACAATTGGGACCTGCTTCCAAAATGCCGGATGGAACTCCTTTGCCTATGAAACTGGAAGCGTGGCCCGGCGGACGCTGGTTTCGCGATCTTGGAGAAGGGACAGGGCATTTCTGGGGAACAGTGCAGGTCATCAAGCCCCCCACCTTAATCGAAATCAATGGGCCACTCTTCATGTCTTATCCGGTCATGTCACATATGCAATACCGGCTCATCGAAAAAGGTGAAGCCACCACACTACAGTTCCTGCATCAGGCCATTGGAAATATTGATCCCTCACATGCAGAACATGTGACTCCTGGCTGGGAATACCAGTTAGGCCAAATCAAACAACGTGCTGAAAAATCAGCTTAA